One Heptranchias perlo isolate sHepPer1 unplaced genomic scaffold, sHepPer1.hap1 HAP1_SCAFFOLD_637, whole genome shotgun sequence DNA window includes the following coding sequences:
- the LOC137317893 gene encoding zinc finger protein 585A-like, giving the protein MEKPWKCGDCGKGFNYPSELETHRRSHTGERPFTCSVCGKGFIRSSSLQTHQRVHSDERPFKCSDCEMRFKSKINLLIHQRTHTGERPFTCSVCGKGFAISSSLQTHQRVHTGERPFKCSDCEKRFKCKRNLLTHQCTHTGERPFSCSVCGKGFTQSSLLLTHQRVHTGERPFTCSMCGKGFTQSSLLLTHQRVHTGERPFTCSVCGKRFTRSSSLQTHQRVHSDERSFKCSDCEKRFKSKSNLLIHQRTHTGERPFICSVCGKGFTRSSELLTHQRVHTGERPFQCSDCEKRFKSKIELLKHQRTHTGERPFICSVCGKGFTRSSHLLTHQRVHTGERPFTCSVCGKRFTLSSTLLTHQQVHSDERPFKCYDCGKRYKSKCNLLTHQCTHTGERPFTCTLCGMRFTRSSILLRHQRVHSDERPFKCSDCEKRFKSKFNLLTHQRTHTGERPFSCSVYGKGFTGSSTLLKHQRVHTGERPFTCSVCGKRFTRPSNLLRHQRVHTDERPFKCSDCEKSYKSKFNLLTHQRTHTGEGPFTCSVCGKGFTWSSSLLKHQRVHTERPSNDLTVGRDLKSETNC; this is encoded by the coding sequence atggagaaaccgtggaaatgtggggactgtgggaagggattcaattacccttcagagctggaaactcatcgacgcagtcacactggggagaggccgttcacctgctccgtatgtgggaagggattcattcggtcatccagcctccagacacaccagcgagttcactctgatgagagaccttttaaatgttctgactgtgagatgaggttcaaaagcaaaattaatctgctgatacaccaacgcactcacacgggggagaggccgttcacctgctccgtgtgtgggaagggattcgctatttcatccagcctccagacacaccagcgagttcacactggggagagaccttttaaatgttctgactgtgagaaaaggtttaaatgcaaaaggaatctgctgacacaccaatgtacccacactggggagaggccgttctcctgctccgtgtgtgggaagggattcactcagtcatccctcctcctgacacaccagcgagttcacactggggagaggccgttcacctgctccatgtgtgggaagggattcactcagtcatccctcctcctgacacaccagcgagttcacactggggagaggccgttcacctgctccgtgtgtgggaagagattcactcggtcatccagcctccagacacaccagcgagttcattctgatgagagatcttttaaatgttctgactgtgagaagaggtttaaaagcaaaagtaatctgctgatacaccaacgcactcacactggggagaggccgttcatctgctctgtgtgtgggaagggattcactcggtcatctgagcttctgacacaccagcgagttcacactggggagaggccttttcaatgttctgactgtgagaagaggtttaaaagcaaaattgaactgctgaaacaccaacgcactcacactggggagagaccgttcatctgctctgtgtgtgggaagggattcactcggtcatctcacctcctgacacaccagcgagttcacactggggagaggccgttcacctgctcagtgtgtgggaagagattcacactgTCATCCACCCTCCTtacacaccagcaagttcactccgatgagagaccttttaaatgttatgactgtgggaagaggtataaaagcaaatgtaatctgctgacacaccaatgcacccacactggggagaggccgttcacctgcaccttgtgtgggatgagattcactcggtcatccatcctgctgagacaccagcgagttcactccgatgagagaccttttaaatgttctgactgtgagaagaggtttaaaagcaaatttaatctgctgacacaccaacgcactcacactggggagaggccgttctcctgctctgtgtatgggaaaggattcactgggtcatccaccctgctgaaacaccagcgagttcacactggggagaggccgttcacctgctccgtgtgtgggaagagattcactcggccatccaacctgctgagacaccagcgagttcacactgatgagagaccttttaaatgttctgactgtgagaagagctataaaagcaaatttaatctgctgacacaccaacgcacccacactggggaggggccgttcacctgctcagtatgtgggaagggattcacttggtcatcctccctgctgaaacaccagcgagttcacactgagagaccttcaaatgatctgactgtgggaagagatttaaaatcagaaacgaactgctga